One stretch of bacterium DNA includes these proteins:
- a CDS encoding FlgD immunoglobulin-like domain containing protein produces MLHTTTSGLLRLSLLAALLAATQAPATTWQELDSHQKSELRLMQARHLDEGTDAVQARAERDELLRSWGLAAPAAGQGLGRGQGARGFCQDLSQEQRQQLWQLRQRLESEGAGPAAMRAEHDKLLRSWGLEPPAAGRGRGPGACGVGMDLTKEQRQQLWQLRQRLESEGAEPAAIRTEHDQLLRSWGLEPPVAGPSRGRGPGACGVGMDLTKEQRQQLWQLRQRLESEGAEPEAIRAEHDKLLRSWGVTPPARGGRGPCGKGLGGGGTPSLETGEGAASPTAAGTVGHLLRGNHPNPFNPETVIRFALSEAGPVKLQIHDVEGRLVRTLVDGPQAAGEHQAVWKGDGEDGRPVASGTYFHRLETGGRLETGRMTLLR; encoded by the coding sequence ATGCTGCACACGACGACCTCCGGCCTGCTGCGCTTGTCGCTGTTGGCCGCCCTGCTGGCCGCGACTCAGGCGCCGGCCACCACCTGGCAGGAGCTGGATTCCCATCAGAAGAGTGAGCTGCGACTCATGCAGGCGCGCCACCTGGATGAGGGAACGGACGCGGTGCAAGCCCGGGCCGAGCGCGACGAATTGCTGCGCTCCTGGGGCCTGGCCGCGCCGGCGGCGGGCCAAGGCCTGGGACGGGGCCAGGGAGCCCGCGGCTTTTGCCAGGATCTGTCGCAGGAGCAGCGTCAGCAGCTCTGGCAGTTGCGCCAGCGCCTGGAGAGCGAGGGGGCCGGACCCGCCGCCATGCGTGCCGAGCACGACAAGCTGCTGCGTTCCTGGGGCCTGGAGCCGCCGGCGGCCGGCCGGGGCCGGGGTCCGGGTGCCTGTGGTGTGGGGATGGACCTGACGAAGGAGCAGCGCCAGCAGCTCTGGCAACTGCGCCAGCGGCTGGAGAGCGAGGGGGCCGAACCCGCCGCCATTCGCACCGAGCACGACCAGCTGTTGCGCTCCTGGGGCCTTGAGCCGCCCGTCGCCGGGCCAAGTCGGGGCCGGGGTCCGGGTGCCTGTGGTGTGGGGATGGATCTGACGAAGGAGCAGCGCCAGCAGCTCTGGCAACTGCGCCAGCGGCTGGAGAGCGAAGGCGCCGAGCCGGAGGCCATCCGCGCCGAGCACGACAAGCTGCTTCGTTCCTGGGGCGTCACGCCGCCCGCCCGTGGCGGGCGCGGCCCCTGCGGCAAGGGCCTGGGCGGCGGCGGCACGCCTTCCCTGGAGACGGGCGAGGGAGCCGCCAGCCCCACGGCCGCCGGCACGGTGGGACACCTGCTGCGCGGCAACCATCCCAATCCATTCAACCCTGAGACCGTCATCCGCTTCGCCCTGTCCGAGGCCGGCCCCGTCAAGCTGCAGATCCACGACGTGGAGGGGCGCCTGGTGCGCACCCTGGTGGACGGACCGCAGGCCGCCGGCGAGCATCAGGCGGTGTGGAAAGGCGACGGGGAGGATGGCCGCCCGGTGGCGAGCGGCACCTACTTCCACCGCCTGGAGACGGGTGGCCGCTTGGAGACGGGACGCATGACCCTCCTCCGGTGA
- a CDS encoding type II toxin-antitoxin system RelE/ParE family toxin, with protein MAIARFKHKGLEIFFHTGSTRGIQVRHAGRLRLIMGRLNVAQEVRDMALPGLGLHTLKGDRHTTWAVRVSGNWRLTFRFEDGVPTDVDLEDYH; from the coding sequence GTGGCCATTGCGCGGTTCAAGCACAAAGGACTGGAAATCTTCTTCCACACAGGCTCGACGCGGGGCATCCAGGTGCGGCACGCGGGTCGGTTGCGCTTGATCATGGGCCGATTGAACGTGGCGCAGGAGGTGCGGGACATGGCCTTGCCGGGGCTGGGCTTGCATACCCTCAAGGGGGATCGCCACACCACCTGGGCTGTTCGCGTCAGCGGAAACTGGCGCTTGACCTTCCGCTTCGAGGATGGTGTGCCCACGGATGTCGATCTGGAGGACTATCACTGA
- a CDS encoding MgtC/SapB family protein — protein MIDSLVYMPLFWKTVAFSVLTGGLMGLERQLRGKPAGIRTSVLICLGTTVFVFLSHQLGGPGTDPTRVLGQVVTGIGFLGGGVMLIREGIVYGVTTAAVIWMLAAVGSMIGLGYFGAAFALALVQVAVLVGVEIFEARVPWFRRGVHAVYHKITIQEHEDAEQVRERLREEALRRSKDESSGRRRND, from the coding sequence ATGATCGATTCCCTCGTCTACATGCCGCTGTTCTGGAAGACCGTGGCCTTCTCCGTGCTGACGGGCGGCTTGATGGGCCTGGAGCGGCAGCTGCGCGGCAAGCCGGCCGGCATCCGCACCAGCGTGCTCATCTGCCTGGGCACGACCGTCTTCGTCTTCCTCTCCCACCAGCTGGGCGGCCCTGGCACCGATCCAACGCGCGTCCTGGGCCAGGTGGTGACAGGTATCGGCTTCCTGGGGGGCGGTGTCATGCTCATCCGCGAAGGCATCGTCTACGGCGTCACCACCGCCGCCGTCATCTGGATGCTGGCCGCGGTGGGTTCCATGATCGGCCTGGGCTACTTCGGCGCCGCCTTCGCCTTGGCCTTGGTGCAGGTGGCGGTGCTGGTGGGGGTGGAGATCTTCGAGGCCCGCGTTCCCTGGTTCCGCCGGGGCGTGCACGCCGTTTACCACAAGATCACCATCCAGGAGCACGAGGATGCCGAGCAGGTGCGCGAGCGCCTGCGCGAGGAAGCCTTGCGCCGTTCCAAGGATGAGTCCTCCGGCCGTCGACGCAACGATTGA
- a CDS encoding glycosyltransferase family protein yields MRILYGIQGTGNGHLSRSREIIRELVACGHDLAVIVSGRAGGSLPDLGLRSPPRMCRGLTFSTKAGRIRLLASAAGLRPLQLARDLRSLDDVLPQPDLVISDFEPVSAWWARRRGVRSLGIGHQYAFVHPVPLPPGHWGGRQVLRHFAPVDVPLGLHWDPFGHPLLPPVVPEMAPAGAPEPDLILVYLPFESRQAIAACLAPLREWRFLIYGHPAGLPDQSGPDHLAWRPFSREDFLADLRRCAGVICSAGFELPSEVIHLGRRLLVKPLAGQLEQLANAMAIEQLGLGEVMRSLDSRQVDEWMARPAPPARRWPHVARHIARWVTESDRCQPAELARECWRETG; encoded by the coding sequence GTGAGGATCCTCTACGGCATCCAGGGCACGGGCAACGGCCATCTCAGCCGCTCCCGCGAGATCATTCGCGAGCTGGTGGCCTGCGGCCATGATCTGGCTGTGATCGTCTCCGGACGTGCGGGCGGATCGCTTCCGGATCTGGGCCTGAGGTCGCCACCCAGGATGTGCCGTGGCCTCACCTTCTCCACCAAAGCCGGCCGGATCCGCCTGCTGGCCTCCGCCGCCGGCCTGCGCCCCCTTCAGTTGGCGCGGGATCTGCGCTCCCTGGACGATGTGCTGCCGCAGCCGGACCTGGTCATCTCGGATTTCGAGCCGGTCAGCGCCTGGTGGGCCAGGCGGCGCGGCGTGCGCAGCCTGGGCATCGGCCACCAGTACGCCTTTGTCCACCCCGTGCCCCTGCCCCCCGGCCATTGGGGGGGACGCCAGGTCCTGCGACATTTCGCCCCGGTCGACGTGCCCCTGGGTCTGCACTGGGATCCCTTCGGCCACCCCCTGCTGCCCCCCGTGGTGCCGGAGATGGCTCCGGCGGGAGCGCCGGAGCCGGATCTGATCCTCGTCTACCTGCCCTTCGAGTCCCGACAGGCCATCGCCGCCTGCCTGGCCCCGCTGCGGGAGTGGCGCTTTCTCATCTACGGCCACCCGGCCGGCCTCCCGGATCAGAGCGGTCCCGACCACCTGGCCTGGCGCCCCTTCTCCCGGGAGGATTTCCTGGCCGATCTGCGCCGCTGCGCGGGGGTGATCTGCAGCGCCGGCTTCGAACTGCCCAGCGAGGTCATCCACCTGGGCCGCCGCCTCCTCGTCAAGCCCCTGGCCGGCCAGCTGGAACAGCTGGCCAACGCCATGGCCATCGAACAACTGGGTCTGGGCGAAGTCATGCGAAGCCTGGACAGTCGACAGGTCGACGAATGGATGGCGCGTCCCGCGCCGCCGGCACGACGCTGGCCCCATGTGGCGCGGCACATCGCCCGCTGGGTGACGGAGAGCGACCGGTGCCAGCCGGCCGAACTGGCCCGCGAGTGCTGGCGCGAGACCGGCTGA
- a CDS encoding redoxin domain-containing protein translates to MRTCQPRSWGPRHLLASLLLLGSLATISAGAAETAPLAAIPAAPEAPASPIAPEAPASPTLGVAAPNFSLVDLDGKRHSLTDFRGRTLVLEWINLDCPFVKNHYDSTGNLPALQRKAREEGTAWLTICSSAPGKQGHFDEKILRQRLAANGWAADAYLVDADGAVGRRYAAKTTPHLFVIDAAGRLLYDGAIDSEPGTRPESIAKARNHVAPILQALQAEEEVEPRRTKPYGCSVKY, encoded by the coding sequence ATGCGCACCTGTCAACCACGCTCCTGGGGCCCCCGGCACCTGCTGGCCTCCCTGCTGCTGCTGGGCAGCCTCGCAACCATCTCCGCTGGAGCTGCCGAGACGGCGCCACTGGCCGCCATCCCCGCCGCGCCCGAGGCGCCGGCCTCGCCCATCGCGCCGGAGGCGCCCGCCTCCCCCACCTTGGGCGTGGCGGCCCCGAACTTCAGCCTGGTCGACCTGGACGGCAAGCGGCACAGCCTCACGGATTTCCGCGGCCGGACGCTGGTGCTGGAATGGATCAACCTGGACTGTCCCTTTGTCAAGAACCACTACGACAGCACGGGCAACCTGCCCGCCCTGCAGCGCAAGGCGCGCGAGGAGGGGACGGCCTGGTTGACCATCTGCAGCTCGGCGCCGGGCAAGCAGGGCCATTTCGACGAGAAGATCCTGCGTCAGCGCCTGGCAGCCAATGGCTGGGCGGCCGACGCCTACCTGGTCGACGCCGATGGCGCCGTGGGCAGGCGCTACGCCGCCAAGACGACGCCCCACCTCTTCGTCATCGACGCGGCGGGCCGATTGCTCTACGACGGGGCCATCGACAGCGAGCCGGGCACCCGCCCGGAGTCCATCGCCAAGGCGCGCAACCACGTGGCGCCCATCCTCCAGGCCCTGCAGGCCGAGGAGGAGGTGGAGCCGCGACGCACCAAGCCCTATGGCTGCAGCGTCAAGTACTGA
- a CDS encoding protein-disulfide reductase DsbD family protein produces the protein MRLVRGVLLAAALLAVAWPVGPAGSARAAAGPVALGLHAATTGVAPGGTTTLLVHFRLERGWHLYWINPGDSGLPPDLRWSLPAGWRAGPPTWPVPQLKESEAGRSLAHEEELLLAVPLTAPADARPGEEVEIRLSADWLACREACVPGEGRATLRLAVGERPKADRRGARLWKRLQRSLPLPAPSGEWWAVLDSDSLCLTGPAAGLPARVRLLPEVPGWLDETGGAWSIGSINAQWRQARADFGEAPPDTLRALLVDLERPRRAWRLVLPLEQSPASVDKQDP, from the coding sequence ATGCGCCTGGTTCGGGGAGTCCTGCTCGCCGCTGCCCTCCTGGCAGTGGCCTGGCCGGTCGGACCGGCGGGATCCGCCCGCGCCGCCGCCGGCCCGGTGGCTCTTGGCCTGCACGCCGCCACGACCGGCGTCGCCCCGGGCGGCACGACGACCTTGCTCGTGCACTTCCGCCTGGAGCGTGGCTGGCACCTCTATTGGATCAATCCGGGGGATTCCGGCCTGCCCCCCGACCTGCGCTGGAGCCTGCCCGCGGGTTGGCGGGCGGGGCCACCCACCTGGCCGGTGCCGCAGTTGAAGGAATCGGAGGCGGGACGCAGCCTGGCCCACGAGGAGGAGCTGCTGCTGGCCGTGCCGCTGACGGCGCCGGCCGACGCCCGGCCGGGCGAAGAGGTCGAAATCCGGCTGTCAGCCGACTGGCTGGCCTGCCGCGAGGCCTGTGTGCCTGGGGAGGGCAGAGCCACCCTACGCCTGGCCGTGGGGGAGCGGCCGAAAGCCGACCGCCGCGGCGCCCGCTTGTGGAAGCGCCTCCAGCGCAGCCTGCCCCTTCCCGCGCCGTCGGGCGAGTGGTGGGCCGTGCTGGACTCGGACTCCCTTTGTTTGACCGGACCTGCCGCCGGCCTGCCCGCCCGCGTCCGCCTGCTGCCTGAGGTGCCGGGATGGCTGGACGAGACGGGCGGCGCCTGGAGCATCGGCTCGATCAATGCCCAGTGGCGCCAAGCCCGGGCCGACTTCGGCGAAGCGCCGCCGGACACCCTGCGCGCCCTGCTGGTGGACCTGGAGCGCCCGCGCCGCGCCTGGCGCCTCGTCCTGCCGCTGGAGCAATCCCCGGCTTCCGTCGACAAGCAAGACCCATAG
- a CDS encoding DUF2442 domain-containing protein — protein sequence MPGSAISAVEVTPVCAWGLWLLVDGEEHLSAFDSFPWFRSATIQELTEPTRPAPDHVRWPALDVDLGLDSIRHPDACPWLAKARSMVAEGPGGDAAGLSRAAVAVDHASRPGPPSSSLGWRPRGSIRGLFSPCSDRVLLLIL from the coding sequence ATGCCGGGATCCGCCATTTCGGCGGTTGAAGTCACCCCTGTGTGCGCCTGGGGACTCTGGCTGCTGGTGGACGGCGAGGAACACCTGTCCGCCTTTGACTCCTTTCCCTGGTTTCGCTCCGCCACCATCCAAGAGCTGACAGAGCCAACCCGCCCCGCGCCGGACCACGTGCGCTGGCCCGCGCTGGACGTGGATCTCGGTCTGGACTCCATCCGCCATCCCGATGCCTGTCCCTGGTTGGCCAAGGCCCGTTCCATGGTCGCTGAAGGGCCGGGCGGGGATGCGGCCGGGTTGTCCCGAGCCGCGGTCGCCGTCGATCACGCATCCCGGCCAGGTCCGCCTTCATCGTCCCTTGGCTGGCGCCCGCGCGGCTCGATCCGCGGACTGTTTTCTCCCTGCTCGGACCGAGTCCTCCTGTTAATCCTGTGA
- a CDS encoding phosphatase PAP2 family protein: protein MSNWRDTLIILDLGGCRQAARWHGRRRLVRILRRISFTADGWLYPILPLALLSQGSRPALRLLVELALGFALLVPSFKAAKHGVKRLRPGDGPWGLQQLVVPGDAFSFPSGHTSSAFLAATLLSALVPALALPLFTWAMLVALSRVVLGVHYPSDVLAGAALGLGCAVAARLFATTILPA, encoded by the coding sequence GTGAGCAACTGGCGCGACACGCTCATCATCCTGGACCTGGGCGGCTGCCGGCAGGCGGCCCGCTGGCACGGTCGCCGCCGCCTGGTGCGCATCCTCCGGCGCATCAGTTTCACGGCGGATGGCTGGCTCTATCCCATCCTGCCTCTCGCCTTGCTCTCGCAGGGTTCCCGGCCGGCCTTGCGCCTGCTGGTCGAGCTGGCCCTCGGCTTCGCCCTGCTTGTGCCCTCCTTCAAGGCGGCCAAGCACGGCGTGAAACGGCTGCGGCCGGGCGACGGGCCCTGGGGACTGCAGCAGCTGGTCGTGCCGGGAGACGCCTTCAGTTTCCCCTCCGGCCACACCTCCTCCGCCTTCCTGGCCGCCACCCTGCTCTCCGCCCTGGTGCCCGCCCTGGCCCTGCCCCTCTTCACCTGGGCCATGCTCGTGGCCCTTAGCCGCGTGGTGCTCGGTGTACACTACCCATCGGACGTGCTGGCCGGCGCCGCCCTGGGGCTGGGCTGCGCCGTGGCGGCGCGCCTGTTCGCCACCACCATCCTGCCCGCGTGA
- a CDS encoding HigA family addiction module antitoxin: protein MAVKGMHQPPHPGEILRELCLEPLDLSVTTTAEALGVSRKTLSAILNGRAGISPEMAIRLSLAFGTTAESWLQQQAQYDLWWVRQYRRGLVVRRLASA, encoded by the coding sequence ATGGCTGTCAAGGGCATGCACCAACCGCCCCACCCGGGGGAGATTCTGAGGGAGTTGTGCCTGGAGCCACTGGACCTTTCCGTCACGACGACGGCCGAGGCCCTGGGCGTGAGCCGCAAGACCCTTTCGGCCATCCTCAACGGCCGCGCCGGGATCAGTCCTGAAATGGCGATCCGCCTCTCCCTGGCCTTTGGCACCACGGCGGAGAGCTGGCTGCAGCAGCAGGCCCAGTACGATCTATGGTGGGTTCGGCAGTACAGGCGGGGCTTGGTCGTCCGGCGGCTGGCGTCGGCCTGA
- the nifJ gene encoding pyruvate:ferredoxin (flavodoxin) oxidoreductase, producing the protein MAKLMVTIDGNEAAAYVAHRTNEICAIYPITPSSNMGEWADQWSSENRPNIWGTVPKVVELQSEGGASGACHGALQTGALTTTFTASQGLLLMIPNMYKIAGELTSTVFHVSARSIAAQALSIFGDHSDVMAVRQTGWAMLAAGSVQEVMDMALCSQAVTLKSRIPVLHFFDGFRTSHEVAKIELIEDETMRSMIEDEWIFAHRARALNPDSPVLRGTAQNPDVYFQGRETVNPFYLAFPNHMEEVFIHFAQLTGRRYHAFEYYGDPTAEDVLVIMGSGVGAVQEAVDKLNREGRKTGLVYVRMYRPFAVELFVKALPTTVQRIAVLDRTKEPGGAGEPLYQDVITALQEGLSEGFAPFAAMPRIVGGRYGLSSKEFTPAMVKAVFDNAALAKPKNHFTVGIHDDVCHTSLEWDKEWSAEDEGVFRAMFYGLGADGTVGANKNTIKIIGEETDNHAQGYFVYDSKKSGSMTISHLRFGKNPIRGSYLVDRAQFIGCHQFFFLEKYDVLKSAMPGATFLLNSSFGPDEVWQHLPRHIQNHLVEKKIRFFVTDAYKVAAATGMGQRINTVMQTCFFAISGVLPREEAIMRIKETVKKTYGAKGDAVVQKNYDAIDGSLADLHEVTVPAEVTSTITMTPPVTVDAPAFVQETIAKIVAGLGDEVRVSEMPVDGTWPLSSARYEKRNIALEIPEWDPSCCIQCGKCALACPHAAIRIKVYEPALLEGAPATFKHTPVKGKDWPEGTAYTIQVAPEDCTGCELCVVYCPAKNKSDTSRKALNMIAQPPVRKQEAANWDFFFHLPEVDRSQVKVDSIKGSQLLQPLFEFSGACSGCGETPYVKLVSQLFGDRMLVANATGCSSIYGGNLPTTPWSVDRAGRGPAWSNSLFEDNAEFGFGFRLAVDKQAEFARELLVRLREVIGAQLVTDLLEAVQEDEAGIAAQRERVAALHKKLEGRKDWESRHLAQVAGSLVKRSVWIMGGDGWAYDIGYGGLDHVLASGANVNVMVLDTEVYSNTGGQASKSTPTGSVAKFAAAGKPARKKDLGLMVMSYGNVYVAQVAMGSKDQHTLKAILEAEAYPGPSLIIAYSHCIAHGIAMERGLEQQDLAVKSGHWLLYRFDPRRTLAGENPLQLDSKEPSIPLQDYTYTETRYKMLAKAMPERAKMLLKQGQGEVAERWELYKRLAGPAS; encoded by the coding sequence ATGGCCAAGCTCATGGTCACCATCGACGGCAACGAAGCCGCCGCATACGTGGCGCACAGAACCAACGAGATCTGTGCCATCTACCCCATCACCCCCTCTTCCAACATGGGCGAGTGGGCGGACCAGTGGTCCAGCGAGAACCGGCCCAACATCTGGGGCACGGTGCCCAAGGTGGTGGAGCTGCAAAGCGAGGGCGGGGCCAGCGGCGCCTGCCACGGCGCGCTGCAGACGGGCGCCCTGACGACGACCTTCACCGCCTCCCAGGGCCTGCTCCTCATGATCCCCAACATGTACAAGATCGCCGGGGAGCTGACCAGCACGGTCTTCCATGTCAGCGCGCGCAGCATCGCGGCGCAGGCCCTGTCCATTTTCGGCGACCACAGCGACGTGATGGCCGTGCGGCAGACGGGCTGGGCCATGCTTGCCGCCGGCAGCGTGCAGGAGGTGATGGACATGGCGCTCTGCAGCCAGGCCGTCACCCTCAAGAGCCGCATCCCGGTCCTTCACTTCTTCGACGGTTTCCGCACCAGCCATGAGGTGGCCAAGATCGAGCTGATCGAGGACGAGACGATGCGGTCCATGATCGAGGACGAGTGGATCTTCGCCCACCGCGCCCGCGCCCTCAACCCGGACAGCCCCGTGCTGCGCGGCACGGCGCAGAATCCGGACGTCTACTTCCAAGGGCGCGAGACGGTCAACCCCTTCTATCTCGCCTTCCCGAACCACATGGAGGAGGTCTTCATCCACTTCGCCCAGCTCACCGGCCGCCGCTACCATGCCTTCGAGTACTATGGCGACCCCACGGCGGAGGATGTGCTGGTCATCATGGGCAGCGGCGTGGGCGCCGTCCAGGAGGCGGTGGACAAGCTGAACCGCGAGGGGCGCAAGACGGGCCTCGTCTACGTCCGCATGTACCGGCCCTTCGCCGTGGAACTCTTCGTCAAGGCCCTGCCGACCACGGTGCAGCGCATCGCCGTGCTGGACCGCACCAAGGAGCCGGGCGGCGCCGGCGAGCCCCTCTACCAGGATGTCATCACCGCCCTGCAGGAAGGCCTGAGCGAGGGCTTCGCCCCCTTCGCCGCCATGCCGCGCATCGTCGGTGGTCGTTACGGTCTTTCGAGCAAGGAGTTCACGCCGGCCATGGTCAAGGCCGTGTTCGACAACGCCGCCCTGGCCAAGCCCAAGAACCATTTCACGGTGGGCATCCACGACGACGTCTGCCACACCAGCCTGGAGTGGGACAAGGAGTGGAGCGCCGAGGACGAGGGCGTCTTCCGCGCCATGTTCTACGGCCTGGGCGCCGACGGCACGGTGGGCGCCAACAAGAACACGATCAAGATCATCGGCGAGGAGACGGACAACCACGCCCAGGGCTACTTTGTCTACGACTCCAAGAAATCGGGCTCCATGACGATCAGCCACCTGCGCTTCGGCAAGAATCCCATCCGCGGCAGCTATCTGGTGGACCGCGCCCAGTTCATCGGCTGCCACCAGTTCTTTTTCCTGGAGAAGTACGACGTGCTGAAGTCGGCCATGCCCGGCGCCACCTTCCTGCTCAACAGCTCCTTCGGGCCCGACGAGGTGTGGCAGCATCTGCCCCGCCACATCCAGAACCATTTGGTGGAGAAGAAGATCCGCTTCTTCGTGACGGACGCCTACAAGGTCGCCGCCGCCACCGGGATGGGCCAGCGCATCAACACCGTGATGCAGACCTGCTTCTTCGCCATCAGCGGCGTGCTGCCGCGCGAGGAGGCGATCATGCGCATCAAGGAGACGGTGAAGAAGACCTACGGCGCCAAGGGCGACGCCGTGGTGCAGAAAAACTATGATGCGATCGACGGCTCCCTGGCCGACCTCCACGAGGTGACCGTGCCCGCCGAAGTGACGAGCACGATCACCATGACGCCGCCCGTCACGGTGGACGCCCCCGCCTTCGTCCAGGAGACCATCGCCAAGATCGTGGCCGGCCTGGGCGACGAGGTCCGCGTGAGCGAGATGCCGGTGGACGGCACCTGGCCCCTTTCCAGCGCCCGCTACGAGAAGCGCAACATCGCCCTCGAGATTCCGGAGTGGGACCCCTCCTGCTGCATCCAGTGCGGCAAATGCGCCCTGGCCTGCCCCCACGCCGCCATTCGCATCAAGGTCTACGAGCCGGCCCTGCTCGAGGGCGCGCCGGCCACTTTCAAGCACACGCCGGTCAAGGGCAAGGACTGGCCGGAGGGCACGGCCTACACCATCCAGGTGGCCCCCGAGGACTGCACGGGCTGCGAGCTGTGCGTCGTCTACTGCCCGGCCAAGAACAAGTCCGACACCAGCCGCAAGGCCCTCAACATGATCGCCCAGCCGCCCGTGCGCAAGCAGGAGGCGGCCAACTGGGACTTCTTCTTCCACCTGCCCGAGGTGGACCGCAGCCAGGTCAAGGTGGACTCGATCAAGGGCAGCCAGCTCCTGCAGCCCCTCTTCGAGTTCAGCGGCGCTTGCTCGGGCTGCGGCGAGACGCCCTATGTCAAGCTGGTCAGCCAGCTCTTCGGCGACCGCATGCTGGTGGCCAACGCCACGGGCTGCTCCTCCATCTATGGCGGCAACCTGCCCACCACGCCCTGGAGTGTGGATCGCGCCGGGCGCGGGCCGGCCTGGTCCAACAGCCTCTTCGAGGACAACGCCGAGTTCGGCTTCGGCTTCCGCCTGGCCGTCGACAAGCAGGCCGAATTCGCCCGCGAGCTGCTCGTGCGCCTGCGCGAGGTGATCGGCGCCCAGCTGGTGACGGACCTGCTCGAGGCCGTCCAGGAGGATGAGGCGGGCATCGCCGCCCAGCGCGAGCGTGTCGCCGCCCTGCACAAGAAGCTGGAGGGACGGAAGGACTGGGAGAGCCGTCATCTGGCCCAGGTGGCGGGCAGCCTCGTCAAGCGCAGCGTGTGGATCATGGGCGGCGACGGCTGGGCCTACGACATCGGTTACGGCGGTCTGGACCACGTGCTGGCCTCGGGCGCCAACGTCAACGTGATGGTGCTGGACACCGAGGTCTACAGCAACACGGGCGGCCAGGCCTCCAAGTCCACGCCCACCGGATCCGTGGCCAAGTTCGCCGCGGCGGGCAAGCCGGCAAGGAAGAAGGACCTGGGACTCATGGTCATGAGCTACGGCAACGTCTACGTGGCCCAGGTGGCGATGGGCTCCAAGGACCAGCACACGCTCAAGGCGATCCTGGAGGCGGAGGCCTATCCCGGCCCCTCGCTCATCATCGCCTACAGCCACTGCATCGCCCACGGCATCGCCATGGAGCGGGGCCTGGAGCAGCAGGACCTGGCGGTCAAGTCCGGCCATTGGCTGCTCTACCGCTTCGACCCGCGCCGCACCCTGGCCGGGGAGAACCCCCTGCAGCTGGACAGCAAGGAACCCAGCATCCCCCTGCAGGACTACACCTACACCGAGACCCGCTACAAGATGCTGGCCAAGGCCATGCCCGAGCGCGCCAAAATGCTGCTCAAGCAGGGCCAGGGCGAGGTGGCGGAGCGCTGGGAGCTCTACAAGCGACTGGCGGGTCCGGCCTCCTAG